In Myripristis murdjan chromosome 9, fMyrMur1.1, whole genome shotgun sequence, the following proteins share a genomic window:
- the nol6 gene encoding nucleolar protein 6, whose translation MKYHKKTSQTSRSTMKRETPHAEDTEEMIPSEPSHDEEENVAPVKAKRSKPEETEGEAEVFHPVKLSRSDLYRPPTAEELNQLKEAESLFHCSLLKMQMEELLREVVLSERRKQQIDCFIQTVTSLLQTVPRSPEVELGDLSWLSGAVKVPFLLIPKASKGKFHMAPPASVNLIGSYPLGTCIKPSIMVDLAVTIPADVLHPKDVLNQRYPRKRALYLAGLAQHLTSSSEIGTMRYSCLHGNRLRPLLLLTPPGKDSSSFTVRVHACPPPGFFKPSRFHPQRNSIRTEWYTGLSKSQPESSEPPTPHYNSSILGDLLPRAHLQFLSAVSSQCSAFADGVALLKVWLRQRELDQGTGCFNGFLASMLLAYLLTTHRVSNSMTAYQLLRNSLNFLASTDLTVNGISLAKDPDSTAPALADMHSAFQVVFVDPSGHLNMCADMTACTYKQVQHEASLSMQFWDDPTVDGFHALLMTPKPMIRTSDHVFQLCELVKLQSSCKKLNLLSELMDHSGNYIDAALPFILSLLQRGLDQRIHLLTHSLSPDPEWSVESEAPKHKAQPPLSFGLILRPELAASVLERGPPADSPKAAEFRQLWGSHSELRRFQDGAITEAVLWNGETSYEKRLVPRQIIAHLLQLHAGIPESSLRYVGAMVDDVIKMGHEVPSTGEEQSLKVVQSYDDLSRKLWRLEGLPLSITSVQGAHPALRYTQVFPPVPLKLDYSFFDREKISRSLVPKEGKPCPAYITPVTVICHMEGSGKWPHDHLAIRHIRAAFHISLGELLSKQHRYACKPCPSHLDVWKDGLAFRIQVAYHREPQVLRESVNAEGLLVVRDNEDAQALEMATVHRPLLTSTLHGLQQQHPCFGAVCRLAKRWLGAQLFSEDITEDTADLLVASLFLQPAPFIPPGSPQVGFLRFLHLLSSFDWRNNPLVVNLNNQLTAADYTEIKNDFMASRESLPVMFIATPKDKKLSLWTKQAPSVQMLQRVVMVAAESLKVLESQLMDGNQTQDVRVALRPPLDPYDVLIHLNPKQVPLLSQAVDPPAVKISRGVMSGNVAQSGGALPVIDYNPVSHYLAELREAFGDLALFFCDPYGGTVITVLWKPKAFNPVPFKTSQMFARQVEVTGEEVHTVPNIEAILEDFRVMGKGLVKSVEPRTERWAF comes from the exons atgaaatatcacaaaaaaacgAGTCAAACGAGCAGATCAACTATGAAAAGGGAAACGCCGCATGCAGAGGACACAGAGGAG ATGATTCCGTCAGAGCCATCTCACGACGAGGAGGAAAATGTGGCTCCTGTCAAAGCCAAGAGGAGCAAGCCCGAGGAGACTGAAGGGGAGGCTGAGGTCTTTCACCCGGTCAAGTTGTCCCGCAGTGATCTGTACCGGCCCCCCACAGCAGAGGAGCTAAACCAGCTCAAAGAGGCAGAGAGCCTGTTTCACTGCAGCCTGCTCAAAATGCAG ATGGAAGAGTTGCTGAGAGAGGTTGTGCTGAGTGAACGTAGGAAACAGCAAATCGATTGCTTCATCCAGACAGTCACCAGCCTGCTGCAGACTGTGCCACGCTCGCCAGAAGTTGAG TTAGGTGACCTGTCTTGGCTCTCGGGTGCAGTCAAGGTTCCTTTCCTCCTGATTCCCAAAGCATCCAAGGGCAAATTCCACATGGCACCTCCTGCCTCTGTGAATCTCATCGGCAGCTACCCTCTGGGCACCTGCATCAAACCGTCCATCATGGTGGACTTGGCTGTCACAATCCCTGCT GATGTCCTGCACCCTAAGGATGTGCTGAATCAGAGGTATCCCAGGAAAAGGGCTCTCTACCTGGCCGGCCTGGCTCAGCATCTCACTTCCTCCTCTGAAATAGGAACCATGCGTTATTCttgtctccatggtaaccgACTCCGGCCCCTTCTGCTGCTGACTCCTCCGG GTAAAGACTCCTCCAGCTTTACTGTGCGTGTTCATGCCTGTCCCCCTCCTGGCTTCTTCAAGCCCAGCCGCTTCCACCCCCAGAGGAATAGCATCCGGACAGAGTGGTACACTGGCTTGTCAAAATCTCAGCCCG AGAGCAGTGAGCCTCCCACTCCTCATTACAACAGCTCCATCCTGGGCGATCTGCTTCCCAGGGCTCACCTCCAGTTTCTTTCTGCTGTCAGCTCCCAGTGCTCAGCTTTTGCCGATGGAGTGGCTTTACTCAAAGTCTGGCTCCGACAAAGAGAGCTGGACCAG GGCACCGGTTGTTTTAATGGTTTCCTGGCTTCAATGCTATTGGCCTATCTCCTGACCACTCACAGAGTCAGTAACAGCATGACAGCCTATCAGTTGCTTCGAAACAGCCTGAACTTCCTTG CCTCAACGGACCTGACGGTGAACGGCATTAGCCTGGCCAAAGATCCTGACTCCACAGCT CCAGCTCTTGCTGATATGCATAGCGCTTTCCAGGTTGTGTTTGTTGACCCTTCTGGACACCTCAACATGTGTGCTGATATGACAGCTTGCACCTACAAAcag GTGCAGCATGAAGCGTCTCTGTCGATGCAGTTCTGGGACGACCCTACTGTGGATGGGTTCCACGCTCTCCTCATGACCCCCAAACCCATGATAAGGACCAGTGACCACGTCTTCCA gTTGTGTGAGCTGGTCAAGCTTCAGTCCAGCTGTAAGAAACTCAACCTTCTCAGTGAGCTGATGGACCACAGTGGGAACTACATAGACGCTGCGCTTCCTTTTATTCTGTCACTTCTTCAGCGTGGGCTGGACCAAAGGATCCACCTGCTcacccactccctctctcctgacCCTGAG tGGTCAGTGGAGAGTGAAGCCCCAAAACACAAAGctcagcctcctctctccttcggTCTGATCTTAAGGCCAGAGCTGGCAGCCTCTGTCCTGGAGAGGGGTCCACCTGCGGACAGCCCCAAG GCAGCAGAGTTTCGCCAGCTGTGGGGCTCTCACTCTGAGCTGCGTCGCTTTCAGGACGGTGCGATCACCGAGGCCGTGCTGTGGAACGGAGAGACCTCCTACGAGAAACGACTGGTCCCCAGACAGATCATCGCCCACCTGCTGCAGCT GCATGCAGGCATACCCGAATCATCCCTGCGATACGTCGGGGCGATGGTGGATGACGTTATCAAAATGGGACATGAG GTGCCCAGCACCGGGGAGGAGCAGAGTCTGAAGGTGGTTCAGTCTTATGATGACCTGAGCAGGAAGCTGTGGAGGCTGGAGGGTCTGCCTCTGTCCATCACCTCAGTGCAGGGAGCCCACCCTGcactcagatacacacag GTCTTTCCTCCTGTGCCGCTGAAGCTGGACTACTCATTCTTCGACAGAGAAAAGATTTCTCGATCACTGGTGCCAAAGGAGGGCAAACCCTGCCCTGCCTACATCACCCCAGTCACAG TGATCTGTCACATGGAGGGCAGCGGGAAGTGGCCTCACGACCACCTCGCCATCCGCCACATCAGAGCTGCCTTCCACATCAGCCTGGGAGAACTTCTCAGCAAGCAGCACCGCTACGCCTGCAAGCCCTGCCCCTCACACCTGGACGTCTGGAAG gatgGGTTGGCATTCCGCATCCAGGTAGCATACCACCGTGAGCCCCAGGTGCTGAGGGAGAGTGTGAATGCTGAGGGGCTGCTGGTTGTCAGGGACAACGAGGACGCTCAGGCTCTAGAGATGGCCACCGTACACAGACCTCTACTGACCAGCACACTGCACGG gctccagcagcagcacccatGTTTCGGGGCAGTGTGTCGCCTAGCCAAACGTTGGCTGGGGGCCCAGCTCTTTAGCGAAGACATCACAGAGGACACAGCAGACCTGCTGGTGGCGTCGCTCTTCCTGCAGCCTGCACCCTTCATTCCTCCCGG TTCTCCTCAGGTGGGCTTCCTGCGCTTCCTGCATCTGCTCTCTTCCTTTGACTGGAGGAACAACCCCCTGGTAGTCAACCTCAACAACCAGCTCACAG CCGCCGACTACACAGAGATCAAGAACGACTTCATGGCCAGCAGGGAGTCCCTGCCTGTCATGTTTATCGCCACGCCCAAAGACAAGAAGCTCTCTCTGTGGACCAAGCAAGCACCTAGTGTACAG atGCTGCAGCGTGTGGTGATGGTGGCTGCAGAGAGTCTAAAAGTTTTGGAATCTCAGTTGATGGATGGCAACCAAACTCAGGATGTCAGG GTGGCCCTGCGTCCTCCGCTGGATCCCTACGATGTGCTGATTCACCTGAACCCCAAGCAGGTTCCCCTGCTCAGCCAGGCGGTAGATCCTCCCGCTGTCAAAATCAGCAGGGGGGTCATGTCTGGAAACGTGGCCCAGTCTGGAGGGGCACTGCCCGTCATCGACTACAACCCTGTGTCCCACTACCTGGCAGAGCTCAGG GAGGCCTTTGGAGACCTGGCCCTCTTCTTCTGTGATCCCTACGGTGGCACAGTGATCACAGTTTTGTGGAAACCTAAGGCCTTCAATCCAGTGCCATTCAAG ACGTCGCAGATGTTTGCCCGGCAGGTGGAAGTGACTGGGGAAGAAGTTCACACCGTTCCCAACATAGAGGCGATACTGGAGGACTTCCGGGTCATGGGAAAGGGCCTGGTCAAATCAGTGGAGCCCAGGACAGAGCGATGGGCATTTTAG
- the LOC115365290 gene encoding zinc finger BED domain-containing protein 1-like, whose translation MKRDRRRSFVWNCFERMGDFVRCMKCEARLKYCDGGTTSMQNHIARFHPPTTPPDRKSAPPDEKTTGLDEKPTVPAALFSLEEGVVQPEAPDSPQVTLPSTTAEPVDHVEKKRARRSSAWDFFVRVDNEAHCRLCDTKLKYMSSTTNMIYHIRSKHLNTNATPFDDKTPPDEISHLEVTRLICRMIVRDLLPLSVVDGDGFRELLGYTVRGYKMPSVADVARHVEAQFQEATEELRARLGTVEMVALTTDCWTASPAERYLTVSCSFIAEGWQGRSAVLQTHRINDNPATDHFRDTLLSTVETWGISGKVIACVHSNTLNILPGHASARVTWDSVLCFASTLQLAVSDGLSDDLLGVVVAAAKLVKHFNQNSLASAALELKQAQMRLPQHKLIRSSKARWETICDMFERLVEQRWAIKAVLSDRMVTSRQEAQTLEIEDDYWQIIENFTPVLATLKWATTVMSAEVDVPISNIYPITFSLLQTHLVAKEHDVEQVSEFKFKVRESLRKRMEVDSPDLASKPALIASMLDPRHKHLSFLTPTGRLAAKVKLHEMVSKTEVITTIVGAKVEKQETLVTPAVSQMAMPVEKGGDIKNTMMLLLGDNYSSSYATDSEAQVDYYLRDISPSLDINPLDWWRVNGPRFPSLAMLARHYLCIPGTSAHSLLSESGQKFARMRTRLNAERVDMMIFLNKNM comes from the exons ATGAAGCGTGACAGGAGACGGAGCTTCGTGTGGAATTGTTTTGAACGAATGGGCGACTTTGTCCGCTGCATGAAATGTGAAGCTAGGTTAAAATACTGCGACGGCGGCACCACCTCGATGCAAAATCACATAGCCCGGTTCCATCCACCTACCACACCGCCGGACAGAAAATCAGCGCCCCCCGATGAGAAAACGACAGGCCTGGATGAGAAGCCGACGGTCCCCGCTGCTCTGTTTAGCCTGGAGGAAGGCGTGGTTCAGCCTGAAGCCCCGGACAGCCCGCAGGTAACACTGCCTTCCACCACCGCCGAGCCTGTCGAccatgtggagaaaaagcgaGCACGGCGCAGCTCGGCGTGGGACTTTTTCGTCCGGGTGGACAACGAGGCTCACTGCAGACTGTGCGACACGAAGCTCAAATACATGAGCAGCACCACCAACATGATATACCACATAAGAAGCAAGCATCTCAACACCAACGCCACGCCGTTTGACGACAAAACCCCACCCGATGAGATATCGCATTTAGAGGTGACCAGGTTAATCTGCAGGATGATCGTGAGGGACCTGCTTCCCCTCAGCGTGGTGGATGGCGACGGGTTTCGTGAGCTGCTGGGCTACACTGTGCGGGGTTATAAAATGCCGTCGGTGGCCGATGTAGCACGCCACGTTGAGGCCCAGTTTCAAGAGGCGACAGAGGAGCTGCGAGCGCGGCTGGGCACAGTGGAGATGGTGGCTCTGACCACTGACTGCTGGACGGCCTCCCCCGCCGAGAGATACCTCACCGTCTCCTGCTCCTTCATTGCTGAAGGCTGGCAGGGGAGGTCGGCTGTACTGCAGACTCACAGGATAAATGACAACCCTGCCACAGACCACTTCAGAGACACACTCCTGAGCACAGTGGAGACGTGGGGAATCTCAGGGAAAGTTATTGCCTGCGTTCACAGTAACACCCTGAACATCCTGCCCGGTCACGCCTCTGCCCGTGTCACCTGGGACTCCGTTCTCTGCTTTGCCAGCACCTTGCAGCTGGCCGTCAGCGACGGGCTGAGCGACGATCTGCTCGGCGTTGTGGTTGCTGCTGCCAAACTGGTCAAACACTTCAACCAGAATTCACTGGCGAGTGCGGCCCTGGAGCTCAAGCAAGCTCAGATGAGACTACCGCAGCACAAACTGATCCGGTCCAGCAAAGCCAGATGGGAAACGATCTGTGACATGTTTGAGCGGCTCGTCGAACAGCGTTGGGCAATCAAAGCTGTGCTGTCTGACCGCATGGTCACCAGCCGACAGGAGGCCCAGACCCTTGAGATTGAAGATGATTATTGGCAAATAATTGAAAACTTCACGCCTGTGCTGGCAACTCTGAAATGGGCAACAACAGTCATGTCTGCTGAAGTGGACGTGCCCATCTCAAACATCTACCCTATCACCTTCAGCCTTCTTCAGACTCATCTTGTGGCAAAAGAGCATGATGTTGAACAGGTATCCgagttcaagttcaaagtcCGGGAGTCACTGCGTAAACGCATGGAG GTTGACTCACCTGACCTGGCATCCAAACCAGCACTGATTGCCTCTATGCTGGACCCTCGTCACAAACACCTCAGCTTCCTGACGCCAACAGGAAGACTGGCtgcaaaagtgaaactgcacgaAATGGTCTCCAAAACAGAAGTGATCACTACTATTGTGGGCGCGAAGGTTGAAAAGCAGGAGACACTGGTGACACCTGCTGTCAGCCAGATGGCCATGCCAGTGGAAAAGGGAGGCGACATCAAAAACACCATGATGCTTCTTTTAGGAGACAACTACAGTTCCTCCTATGCTACCGACTCCGAGGCCCAGGTTGATTACTATTTGAGAGACATTTCTCCCTCACTGGACATTAACCCTCTTGACTGGTGGAGGGTCAATGGCCCAAGATTCCCCAGTCTGGCAATGTTGGCAAGACACTATCTGTGCATACCTGGGACGTCAGCGCATTCATTATTGTCAGAGTCTGGACAAAAATTTGCAAGAATGCGAACAAGATTGAATGCAGAGAGGGTTGATATGATGATCTTtctgaacaaaaatatgtag
- the wdr54 gene encoding WD repeat-containing protein 54, which translates to MYHKEKSIQIKNSASALYNNLSVLRIAPRSLTYFTVVHANVVNMVSASWDGLNYSHRQLQSKEPNVATSTSLIMQAAWCVLPSRDLLVLTSQKGIQMYESDGSIMVYWHALDTPETPTAQAVFARGIAAVREKYICVGVSSGAMLVFDIPTKGSNITLAEVLEEHKESITDMASECSGSLECIADLVSADDAGNLCVWKSGEEFQLLNKIPGFDMCCSSVKLWKGTVVAGYGTGQIRLYEAVTGILHAEVSAHARWIYSLDIAPFSGLLLSAAEDSLVRVWHLTQTPETNSVEIAHMYNECVTDTQICGAKFCDGDGYAFAVTGYDLSEIIRYTQT; encoded by the exons ATGTatcacaaagaaaagagcatacAGATCAAAAACAGCGCGTCAGCCCTGTACAACAACCTGAGCGTGCTGCGCATCGCCCCGCGGAGCCTCACCTACTTCACAGTGGTCCACGCCAATGTGGTCAACATGGTCAGCGCGTCCTGGGACGGCCTCAACTACTCCCACCGGCAGCTGCAGTCCAAGGAGCCAAACGTCGCCACCAGCACCTCACTGATTATGCAG GCAGCCTGGTGTGTCCTGCCCTCTCGTGATCTCCTGGTACTGACTTCCCAAAAGGGCATCCag ATGTACGAGTCTGATGGCTCCATCATGGTCTACTGGCATGCACTGGATACTCCGGAAACCCCTACAG CTCAGGCCGTGTTTGCCCGAGGGATAGCAGCAGTGCGGGAGAAATATATCTGTGTGG gtGTGTCGTCTGGTGCGATGCTGGTGTTTGACATTCCCACTAAAGGCAGCAATATCACCCTGGCTGAGGTCCTGGAAGAGCACAAGGAGTCCATCACGGACATGGCCTCAGAATGCTCTGGAAGCCTG GAGTGTATCGCTGACCTGGTCAGTGCAGATGATGCTGGCAACCTGTGTGTCTGGAAGTCTGGAGAGGAATTTCAGCTGCTCAACAAGATCCCTGGCTTTGA TATGTGCTGTTCATCTGTCAAGTTGTGGAAAGGCACAGTAGTGGCAGGTTATGGCACAGGCCAAATCCGTCTCTATGAGGCTGTGACGGGAATCCTGCATGCTGAGGTCAGTGCTCACGCTCGCTGGATCTACTCCCTGGACATTGCTCCATTTTCTGGACTG cttctgtctgctgctgaggaCTCTCTGGTGAGAGTATGGCACCTGACCCAGACCCCAGAGACCAACAGTGTGGAG ATTGCCCATATGTACAACGAGTGTGTGACAGACACTCAGATCTGCGGAGCCAAGTTCTGTGACGGTGATGGTTATGCCTTTGCAGTGACAGGCTACGATCTGAGTGAGATTATCCGCTACACACAGACATAG
- the c20h2orf81 gene encoding uncharacterized protein C2orf81 homolog isoform X2 translates to MSRSAAKSHLEKTARRSSAQATTPRLQDAEVEEIIPGRLTQAQWMDMLRQEEAEDIVGEIMEDLLSRVMEGCFQAYIENQLAPFSISWAKACLVQVLEWQFLHRDEGEGPKEASRTEDSEPLPAITDPWAEGCVPVINITPPSHPAPQQDVAVNQVAGQTEPRANKQCQFIAQTRISPNQSVENKGPNKPTDHQSRRVLTPLPPLKSNHKKGRQIHKPSSSRTQKPPWSTSSSAERKDTATKSENTEHSPAVCTDRLESVPLRKEHRRLPKLNHACLPQHCVSPQYEIVDTRDTKPHSKRVSALSTSQQRLSQQRTESTVNSLKLSYNSMDQPAKLQGTNVADVRLSLWKKSSPTGQKRDRIVPFSGSVRLNKMDLAPGVSLVDPQVVQVNPVKLCPSTQSAQLRPMPSSAAVPLFSVEQLTTGPPPQVTPLFQP, encoded by the exons ATGTCCAGGTCTGCAGCCAAGTCCCATCTTGAGAAAACTGCTCGCAGATCGTCTGCTCAAGCAACCACCCCTCGACTTCAGGATGCTGAAGTGGAGGAGATTATCCCTGGTCGCCTCACTCAGGCTCAGTGGATGGACATGTtgaggcaggaggaggcagaggacaTAGTGGGAGAGATCATGGAGGATCTGCTAAGCCGGGTCATGGAGGGCTGTTTCCAAGCTTACATTGAGAATCAG CTGGCACCTTTCTCCATATCCTGGGCCAAGGCCTGTCTGGTTCAGGTTCTGGAGTGGCAATTTCTGCATCGAGATGAAGGAGAGGGACCAAAGGAGGCCTCCCGAACAGAAGACTCAGAGCCTCTGCCAGCTATCACAGACCCCTGGGCTGAAGGATGTGTGCCTGTTATAAACATTACACCTCCATCTCACCCCGCTCCTCAGCAG GATGTTGCGGTAAACCAGGTGGCTGGACAAACAGAACCTAGAGCCAACAAGCAATGCCAGTTTATTGCCCAAACACGCATCTCCCCAAATCAGTCTGTGGAGAATAAAGGTCCCAACAAGCCTACAGATCACCAGAGCAGAAGAGTACTGACCCCTCTCCCCCCGCTCAAAAGTAATCACAAGAAAGGAAGGCAGATTCACAAACCTAGCAGCAGTAGAACACAGAAACCACCGTGGTCCACCTCCAGTTCAGCAGAAAGAAAGGACACAGCGACAAAGAGTGAAAATACAGAGCACTCTCCAGCTGTTTGTACTGACAGGCTGGAATCAGTACCTCTGCGTAAGGAGCACAGACGTCTACCCAAGCTCAATCATGCCTGCCTGCCTCAGCACTGTGTCTCACCTCAGTATGAAATTGTGGATACCAGGGACACTAAACCCCACTCCAAGAGAGTAAGTGCACTGTCCACATCACAGCAGAGACTGAGCCAACAGCGAACTGAATCAACGGTAAACTCACTGAAGCTATCATACAACTCCATGGATCAGCCAGCGAAGCTCCAGGGGACGAATGTGGCTGATGTCAGGCTGTCCCTGTGGAAGAAGTCTTCTCCCACTGGGCAGAAAAGGGACAGGATTGTCCCCTTTTCTGGAAGTGTGAGACTAAACAAAATGGATTTGGCCCCAGGTGTATCTCTTGTGGATCCACAGGTTGTCCAAGTTAACCCAGTCAAACTGTGCCCTTCAACCCAGTCCGCCCAGCTGAGACCGATGCCAAGCAGCGCGGCTGTGCCTCTGTTCTCTGTGGAGCAGCTGACCACAGGCCCACCACCTCAGGTCACCCCGCTGTTTCAGCCCTAG
- the c20h2orf81 gene encoding uncharacterized protein C2orf81 homolog isoform X1 — MSRSAAKSHLEKTARRSSAQATTPRLQDAEVEEIIPGRLTQAQWMDMLRQEEAEDIVGEIMEDLLSRVMEGCFQAYIENQLAPFSISWAKACLVQVLEWQFLHRDEGEGPKEASRTEDSEPLPAITDPWAEGCVPVINITPPSHPAPQQVDVAVNQVAGQTEPRANKQCQFIAQTRISPNQSVENKGPNKPTDHQSRRVLTPLPPLKSNHKKGRQIHKPSSSRTQKPPWSTSSSAERKDTATKSENTEHSPAVCTDRLESVPLRKEHRRLPKLNHACLPQHCVSPQYEIVDTRDTKPHSKRVSALSTSQQRLSQQRTESTVNSLKLSYNSMDQPAKLQGTNVADVRLSLWKKSSPTGQKRDRIVPFSGSVRLNKMDLAPGVSLVDPQVVQVNPVKLCPSTQSAQLRPMPSSAAVPLFSVEQLTTGPPPQVTPLFQP; from the exons ATGTCCAGGTCTGCAGCCAAGTCCCATCTTGAGAAAACTGCTCGCAGATCGTCTGCTCAAGCAACCACCCCTCGACTTCAGGATGCTGAAGTGGAGGAGATTATCCCTGGTCGCCTCACTCAGGCTCAGTGGATGGACATGTtgaggcaggaggaggcagaggacaTAGTGGGAGAGATCATGGAGGATCTGCTAAGCCGGGTCATGGAGGGCTGTTTCCAAGCTTACATTGAGAATCAG CTGGCACCTTTCTCCATATCCTGGGCCAAGGCCTGTCTGGTTCAGGTTCTGGAGTGGCAATTTCTGCATCGAGATGAAGGAGAGGGACCAAAGGAGGCCTCCCGAACAGAAGACTCAGAGCCTCTGCCAGCTATCACAGACCCCTGGGCTGAAGGATGTGTGCCTGTTATAAACATTACACCTCCATCTCACCCCGCTCCTCAGCAGGTA GATGTTGCGGTAAACCAGGTGGCTGGACAAACAGAACCTAGAGCCAACAAGCAATGCCAGTTTATTGCCCAAACACGCATCTCCCCAAATCAGTCTGTGGAGAATAAAGGTCCCAACAAGCCTACAGATCACCAGAGCAGAAGAGTACTGACCCCTCTCCCCCCGCTCAAAAGTAATCACAAGAAAGGAAGGCAGATTCACAAACCTAGCAGCAGTAGAACACAGAAACCACCGTGGTCCACCTCCAGTTCAGCAGAAAGAAAGGACACAGCGACAAAGAGTGAAAATACAGAGCACTCTCCAGCTGTTTGTACTGACAGGCTGGAATCAGTACCTCTGCGTAAGGAGCACAGACGTCTACCCAAGCTCAATCATGCCTGCCTGCCTCAGCACTGTGTCTCACCTCAGTATGAAATTGTGGATACCAGGGACACTAAACCCCACTCCAAGAGAGTAAGTGCACTGTCCACATCACAGCAGAGACTGAGCCAACAGCGAACTGAATCAACGGTAAACTCACTGAAGCTATCATACAACTCCATGGATCAGCCAGCGAAGCTCCAGGGGACGAATGTGGCTGATGTCAGGCTGTCCCTGTGGAAGAAGTCTTCTCCCACTGGGCAGAAAAGGGACAGGATTGTCCCCTTTTCTGGAAGTGTGAGACTAAACAAAATGGATTTGGCCCCAGGTGTATCTCTTGTGGATCCACAGGTTGTCCAAGTTAACCCAGTCAAACTGTGCCCTTCAACCCAGTCCGCCCAGCTGAGACCGATGCCAAGCAGCGCGGCTGTGCCTCTGTTCTCTGTGGAGCAGCTGACCACAGGCCCACCACCTCAGGTCACCCCGCTGTTTCAGCCCTAG